A portion of the Bradyrhizobium sp. 195 genome contains these proteins:
- a CDS encoding SOS response-associated peptidase — translation MCNLYSITTNQAAISALFRVVNRYVGNLAPMPGVFPDYKAPIVRTGAEGRELATARWGMPSSSKALMDATKKRAEKLQAKGKVVDFKELLRMEPDGGTTNIRNVKSKHWTRWLGPENRCVVPSNSFSEFNKAEGGDIWFALDETRPLACFAGIWTNWTSVRKVKEGEATNDLYAFLTTEANTEVGAIHPKAMPVILTTPEEVETWMTAPPEEALKLQRPLPDGSLRIVARGAKEDQAPAA, via the coding sequence ATGTGCAATCTCTACTCCATCACCACCAACCAAGCCGCCATAAGCGCGCTGTTCCGCGTGGTCAACCGGTACGTCGGCAACCTCGCGCCGATGCCGGGCGTGTTTCCGGACTACAAGGCGCCAATAGTCAGGACCGGCGCCGAAGGCCGCGAGCTTGCGACGGCACGATGGGGCATGCCGTCGTCGTCAAAGGCGCTGATGGACGCCACAAAGAAGCGGGCCGAAAAGCTTCAGGCCAAAGGCAAAGTAGTCGACTTCAAGGAATTGCTCCGGATGGAGCCTGACGGCGGCACGACCAACATCCGCAACGTGAAATCCAAGCACTGGACCAGGTGGCTGGGTCCGGAGAACCGCTGCGTGGTGCCGTCCAACAGCTTCAGCGAATTCAACAAGGCCGAAGGCGGAGACATCTGGTTCGCGCTCGACGAGACCCGGCCCCTCGCGTGCTTCGCCGGCATCTGGACGAACTGGACGTCGGTCCGCAAAGTCAAGGAAGGCGAGGCGACCAACGACCTCTACGCGTTTCTCACGACGGAGGCGAACACGGAGGTCGGCGCGATCCACCCGAAGGCGATGCCGGTGATCCTGACGACGCCGGAAGAAGTCGAGACCTGGATGACCGCGCCTCCGGAGGAAGCCTTGAAGCTGCAGCGGCCTCTTCCAGACGGGTCGCTACGAATCGTGGCCCGCGGCGCCAAGGAAGATCAGGCGCCTGCGGCCTAG
- a CDS encoding AAA family ATPase, whose protein sequence is MRIRKLGLRRYGKFTDAVIDFGERIAGVPDLHIVYGPNEAGKSTAMSACMDLFYGIHHQSRFNFLHPYPTMRIEAELDILGSVRSFSRIKLPHNSLLDDAGNTVADAILLGELGGLDRNAYQTMFCLDDETLEAGGESILASKGDLGHLLFSATAGLADLSDRLGSAKAEAESFFRSGKRSGVLSDLKKELAALKDERDRIDTLASEYSRLVIERDKASSAYAEAIGERGRTQARIDEVQRFINALPRLQTFRSLRAELRPLAALPHAPSTWGDDLPALMTRHTKLATQAQTVAENIAHLRDELERLVVDASASGLEDRIELLMDLRARHVTAEKDLPDRRLRLAVAEQTVARVLTRIDHASEQDPARLLLPAAVTGPIRDLMERRSGVEAALAAAEAEVDKAVEALSLAEAKIEESEVRYDGSSIGALTTAIAAARQIDDATRSGAADRLCRERADEFEDRLIDLRPWTGDRNALCAVPVPRQDQLQRWTSIEADVAREIASLKGEQDRLVAEGGRLDARIEALAGVVGVVSDKDAGEARTAREAAWSIHKAELDAKSAAAFETAMRKLDLITEQRFSHTAGVAELNRALLEQAEIRAALERTERKLRDAMRNRAEVAEEIEKALRAIGHGIEINIGVAGLNLWLQKYDRAIDAHRKLLAAERECREAQIEADGSRKRVAVAMRSAGIEVSQDDNFPAMLAAGQSALDRAVDAKNLQAAIEDRMHDLRFREKNLGDARLAEEAWSKDWREVCADCWLGQREIQPTMAVVRETLEALAELESALQKRAEWTDRIAKMERDQFQFRLEVDALAASIGLSPSSDALGLCQAVVDRISSNARAIDRRRELEARLAAEQDKARALADDAAEAQAQANQMMSLFGVQSLTEVDARLRALERRSDLEARSNQVRGELLEGMRAETVEQAESILDAVDRGSLDAELIALKKSFDDEDGRSRDLFSARNMAEDKIASVGGDATVAILDEKRRTILLNIEDRALAYLRLKLGTAAADRALRAYRDRHRSSMMKRASEAFALISRGAYSELVTQPSNGNELLIAKGSDGSSKIASELSKGTRFQLYLALRVAGYHEFARAHAPAPFLADDVMETFDDFRAEEAFRLLAGMAATGQVVYFTHHRHLCEIAKAIEPTTVIHDLQSGTRVRATSRAA, encoded by the coding sequence ATGCGCATTCGGAAGCTCGGACTTCGTCGTTACGGCAAGTTCACGGACGCGGTCATCGATTTCGGAGAGCGCATCGCCGGCGTCCCCGACCTGCACATCGTCTACGGACCCAACGAGGCCGGCAAATCCACCGCCATGTCCGCGTGTATGGACCTATTTTACGGCATTCACCATCAAAGCCGGTTCAACTTCTTGCATCCGTATCCGACCATGCGGATCGAAGCCGAGCTCGATATCTTGGGGAGCGTCCGTAGCTTCTCCCGGATCAAACTCCCCCACAACAGCCTGCTGGACGATGCCGGCAATACCGTTGCGGACGCCATCCTGCTCGGAGAACTCGGCGGTCTCGATCGCAATGCATATCAGACCATGTTCTGTCTCGACGACGAGACTCTGGAGGCGGGCGGAGAAAGCATCCTCGCCAGCAAGGGCGATCTGGGTCATCTACTGTTCTCCGCGACCGCCGGACTTGCCGATCTGAGCGATCGGCTGGGATCGGCAAAAGCGGAAGCGGAAAGCTTCTTCCGGTCGGGAAAGCGATCGGGAGTTCTTTCCGACCTCAAGAAAGAGCTGGCGGCCCTCAAGGACGAGCGGGACCGGATCGACACTCTCGCCTCCGAGTACTCGCGTCTCGTCATCGAGCGCGACAAAGCGAGTTCGGCCTATGCTGAGGCTATCGGCGAGCGCGGCCGCACGCAGGCCCGGATCGACGAAGTGCAACGCTTCATCAACGCCCTGCCGAGACTGCAGACCTTCCGATCTCTTCGCGCGGAGCTTCGGCCTCTCGCGGCCTTGCCGCACGCGCCTTCGACCTGGGGCGACGATCTTCCGGCGCTGATGACCCGGCACACGAAGCTCGCGACGCAGGCGCAAACGGTCGCGGAGAACATCGCGCATTTGCGGGACGAACTCGAACGGCTCGTCGTAGACGCTTCCGCTTCCGGACTGGAAGACCGCATCGAATTGCTCATGGACCTGCGGGCGCGGCACGTCACGGCGGAGAAGGATCTGCCCGACCGTCGGCTACGTCTGGCGGTCGCCGAACAAACGGTCGCGCGGGTCCTGACCCGCATCGATCACGCCTCGGAGCAGGACCCCGCACGACTTCTCCTACCCGCGGCAGTCACCGGCCCGATCCGCGATCTGATGGAGCGGCGGTCGGGCGTCGAGGCCGCCCTCGCCGCAGCCGAAGCGGAGGTCGACAAGGCAGTCGAGGCGCTGTCGCTGGCCGAAGCCAAGATCGAGGAAAGCGAGGTCCGATACGACGGCTCGTCGATCGGTGCCTTGACCACCGCGATCGCGGCCGCTCGTCAGATCGACGATGCCACGCGATCGGGGGCGGCCGATCGCCTATGTCGCGAACGCGCGGACGAATTCGAGGACCGCCTGATCGATCTGCGTCCCTGGACGGGCGACAGAAATGCGCTCTGCGCGGTACCGGTGCCGAGGCAAGATCAACTTCAGCGTTGGACATCGATCGAGGCGGACGTAGCTCGCGAAATCGCTTCGCTGAAAGGCGAACAAGACCGTCTCGTCGCCGAAGGGGGGCGGCTCGATGCGAGAATCGAGGCGCTCGCCGGCGTGGTCGGCGTCGTCAGCGACAAGGATGCCGGCGAAGCCCGGACCGCTCGCGAAGCCGCCTGGTCCATTCACAAGGCGGAGCTCGATGCAAAGTCGGCGGCGGCCTTCGAGACCGCCATGCGGAAGCTCGATCTGATCACGGAGCAGCGTTTCAGTCACACCGCTGGCGTCGCAGAACTTAACCGCGCCCTGCTGGAACAAGCCGAAATCCGCGCTGCTCTAGAGCGGACCGAACGCAAACTTCGGGATGCCATGCGAAATCGTGCCGAGGTAGCCGAAGAGATCGAAAAGGCTCTCCGCGCGATCGGGCACGGTATCGAGATCAACATCGGAGTTGCCGGGCTGAACCTGTGGCTCCAGAAGTACGATAGGGCGATCGACGCCCATCGAAAACTGCTGGCTGCAGAACGGGAATGTCGCGAAGCGCAGATCGAAGCCGATGGTTCGCGAAAGCGGGTCGCCGTTGCGATGCGCTCGGCTGGCATCGAAGTCTCACAGGATGACAACTTTCCCGCGATGTTGGCGGCCGGCCAATCAGCGCTCGACCGCGCCGTCGACGCCAAAAACCTGCAGGCAGCGATCGAGGATCGAATGCACGACCTCAGATTCCGCGAGAAGAACCTCGGCGACGCTCGGCTGGCCGAGGAAGCGTGGAGCAAGGACTGGCGAGAAGTCTGCGCAGACTGCTGGCTCGGCCAGCGCGAAATTCAGCCCACGATGGCCGTCGTGCGTGAAACGCTCGAAGCGCTCGCGGAGTTGGAGTCGGCTCTGCAGAAACGAGCGGAGTGGACCGACCGCATCGCGAAAATGGAGCGCGATCAGTTCCAGTTCCGGCTCGAAGTCGACGCGCTCGCCGCTTCGATCGGGCTATCCCCGAGTTCGGACGCTCTCGGACTTTGCCAGGCCGTGGTGGACCGCATCTCGAGCAATGCTCGGGCCATCGACAGGCGACGGGAGCTGGAGGCGCGGCTCGCGGCCGAGCAGGACAAGGCGCGCGCGCTCGCGGATGACGCCGCGGAAGCCCAAGCCCAAGCGAACCAGATGATGAGCCTCTTCGGAGTACAATCCTTGACAGAGGTCGATGCCCGTCTGCGGGCGCTCGAGAGAAGGTCCGATCTCGAGGCCCGTTCGAACCAGGTTCGAGGCGAATTGCTCGAAGGGATGCGGGCCGAAACCGTCGAGCAGGCCGAAAGCATTCTCGACGCTGTGGATCGAGGGTCGCTGGACGCCGAGCTGATCGCCCTGAAAAAGAGCTTCGACGACGAAGACGGTCGCAGCCGCGACCTGTTCTCCGCCCGCAACATGGCAGAGGACAAGATAGCCTCGGTCGGCGGCGACGCGACCGTCGCAATTCTGGATGAGAAGCGGCGGACGATCCTGCTCAACATCGAGGACAGGGCTTTGGCATATCTCAGGCTGAAGCTCGGGACGGCGGCGGCCGACAGAGCGTTGCGCGCCTACCGCGATCGTCATCGAAGCTCGATGATGAAGCGCGCGTCCGAGGCCTTCGCCCTGATCAGTCGAGGCGCCTACTCGGAGCTCGTCACTCAACCGTCCAACGGAAATGAGCTCCTGATCGCCAAGGGGTCCGACGGAAGTTCCAAGATCGCTTCCGAACTATCGAAAGGCACGCGATTCCAGCTGTATTTGGCGCTGCGGGTAGCGGGGTATCACGAATTCGCGCGGGCTCACGCTCCCGCTCCTTTTCTCGCCGACGACGTCATGGAGACGTTCGACGATTTTCGCGCGGAAGAAGCCTTTCGCCTGCTCGCCGGCATGGCCGCCACGGGCCAGGTGGTCTACTTCACCCACCACCGCCATCTCTGCGAAATCGCCAAGGCCATCGAGCCGACGACGGTCATCCACGACCTTCAGTCGGGCACGCGCGTTCGAGCAACTAGCAGGGCGGCCTAA
- a CDS encoding metallophosphoesterase family protein gives MTAYRFVHAADVHLDSPLRSLALRDPRLAEFVGNASRQVFCRIVDLCLDEQVNALLLAGDLYDGEQTSMKTARFLAEQLRRLDAADIKVFIIRGNHDALSKITKELVLPENVHLFGGRADRVEIPRDRAETPIVIHGLSFSKPHAPESLLAKYRPPIAGAINIGLMHTSLDGSPPHDVYAPCSTADLLASGFRYWALGHIHKRSTTASACAVVMPGIPQGRDIGEQGPKSVTLASVLDDGSITTEERVVSLAQFERVAVDASAVASWSELAAQLERALGEAAGRSASDHVVARLAVSGATPMAWNIRRDADLLRTEAEARAETIGNVWIEKIDIDCRRPVVDSESVDPVETLRRTMSDEIVGSEAFRTEADGIVNDLLSQLPPECRRSLAPDDTGLDLLIGRLASEGSEEVLARLAAGNAQEAR, from the coding sequence ATGACCGCATACCGGTTCGTGCATGCTGCGGACGTCCATCTCGACTCGCCGCTGCGTTCGCTCGCTCTGCGCGATCCGCGGCTCGCGGAATTCGTCGGCAACGCCAGCCGCCAGGTTTTCTGTCGGATTGTCGACCTGTGCCTCGACGAGCAGGTGAACGCGCTCCTGCTGGCGGGCGATCTTTACGACGGCGAGCAGACCTCGATGAAGACGGCCCGCTTTCTTGCGGAGCAACTCCGCCGCCTGGATGCCGCCGACATCAAGGTCTTCATCATCCGGGGCAACCACGACGCCTTGTCGAAGATAACGAAGGAACTGGTCCTTCCCGAAAACGTGCACCTGTTCGGCGGCCGGGCCGATAGGGTCGAGATCCCCCGAGATCGCGCTGAAACACCGATCGTGATCCACGGTCTCAGTTTCTCGAAGCCGCACGCCCCTGAAAGCCTTCTCGCCAAGTACCGGCCGCCCATCGCCGGCGCCATCAACATCGGACTGATGCACACCAGTCTGGACGGTTCGCCGCCTCACGACGTCTACGCGCCGTGCAGCACGGCGGACCTCCTCGCCTCCGGCTTCCGGTACTGGGCGCTCGGGCACATCCATAAACGTTCGACGACGGCAAGCGCCTGTGCCGTCGTGATGCCGGGCATTCCGCAAGGGCGCGACATCGGCGAGCAGGGTCCCAAATCCGTGACGCTTGCCAGCGTGCTCGACGATGGCTCCATCACGACGGAGGAGCGCGTCGTCAGCCTGGCGCAATTCGAACGCGTCGCCGTCGACGCCTCTGCGGTGGCATCGTGGTCGGAACTGGCTGCCCAGCTCGAGAGGGCCCTCGGAGAAGCCGCCGGCAGATCGGCATCCGATCACGTGGTCGCGCGCCTTGCCGTTTCTGGAGCCACCCCGATGGCCTGGAACATCCGGCGCGATGCCGATCTCCTGCGAACCGAAGCCGAGGCCCGGGCGGAGACGATAGGCAACGTATGGATCGAAAAGATCGACATCGACTGCCGACGGCCCGTGGTCGATTCGGAGAGCGTGGATCCGGTCGAAACCCTGCGTAGGACGATGAGCGATGAAATCGTCGGATCCGAGGCCTTCCGAACGGAAGCGGACGGCATCGTCAACGACCTTCTCTCGCAGCTGCCGCCCGAATGTCGACGCAGCCTGGCTCCGGACGACACCGGTCTCGACCTGCTCATCGGACGACTCGCGAGCGAAGGATCCGAAGAGGTGCTGGCGCGGCTTGCCGCCGGTAACGCGCAGGAGGCACGTTGA
- a CDS encoding cupin domain-containing protein, whose translation MKVLLGIALASTLVTAAIAQDSPFREELKRGDLIGTNMEIITSISELKPGDISMRHIHHGDESYYFLEGGTIELPG comes from the coding sequence ATGAAGGTGCTGCTCGGAATTGCTTTGGCTTCGACGCTGGTAACGGCCGCAATTGCTCAGGATTCGCCATTTCGCGAAGAGCTGAAGCGAGGTGACCTGATTGGTACGAACATGGAGATCATCACCAGCATCAGCGAGTTGAAGCCCGGTGACATCTCGATGCGGCACATTCATCATGGCGACGAGTCGTATTACTTCCTGGAAGGTGGCACCATTGAGCTGCCCGGTTGA
- a CDS encoding WapI family immunity protein — MRARIEAPGAVVQAQGSFVFAPDLASFTRELETLHTVLVGEARLRSLEPNLEITIQCGTGGHVTAKFMITPDHMTRSHEFEFYLDQTYLGPLLDGCRSVLSRWPVRPQASA, encoded by the coding sequence GTGCGAGCGCGGATCGAAGCACCGGGGGCGGTAGTTCAGGCGCAGGGTAGCTTTGTTTTTGCGCCCGACCTAGCGAGCTTCACCCGAGAACTTGAAACGCTCCATACGGTGTTGGTTGGTGAAGCCCGGCTACGTTCTTTGGAGCCGAATTTGGAGATTACAATCCAGTGTGGCACTGGCGGCCACGTGACGGCAAAATTCATGATCACGCCCGACCATATGACCCGGTCGCACGAATTCGAATTCTACCTTGATCAGACCTATCTAGGACCTCTCTTGGACGGATGCAGAAGCGTTTTGTCACGCTGGCCCGTACGCCCGCAGGCTTCTGCTTAG
- a CDS encoding response regulator transcription factor has product MDDITNSSKRLDGSLHFPVLVIVEPLLLPRTCILNVLRRELAEFEILDMATVESLDSTSTRDVRLVVLSIADKPIDDPSVEGSLAFVAECCPNAAVAVLSNHDDEPTVQAAMQRGVRGFLSTSLPIEIAIAGLRLVLVGGVYRPLPVAGMNRIPDFEAPDARGLARAYLVNEGAGVTIERSVTDLTPREQQVLAELELGLPNKLIAAKLNLSESTVKMHIQHIMRKCAAHNRTEAVLRWRGRLPAQGRDHDPGAGPMQKT; this is encoded by the coding sequence ATGGACGACATAACCAACTCCTCAAAGCGGCTCGATGGATCGCTTCACTTTCCGGTTCTGGTAATCGTCGAACCGCTCCTGTTGCCTCGCACATGTATTCTGAACGTCCTCAGGCGGGAATTGGCGGAATTCGAGATCCTCGACATGGCAACGGTCGAAAGCCTGGACTCCACGTCAACCCGCGATGTTCGTCTGGTGGTGCTGAGTATCGCAGACAAGCCCATCGACGATCCCTCGGTTGAGGGCAGTCTCGCCTTCGTCGCGGAGTGTTGTCCCAACGCCGCCGTTGCAGTCCTGTCGAATCATGACGACGAGCCGACCGTGCAGGCCGCGATGCAGCGGGGCGTGCGCGGCTTTCTTTCTACCTCGCTGCCGATCGAGATCGCCATAGCTGGCCTGCGTCTTGTCCTGGTCGGCGGCGTCTACAGGCCGTTGCCCGTCGCCGGGATGAACAGGATACCGGATTTCGAGGCGCCAGATGCACGCGGGCTTGCGCGCGCATATCTTGTGAACGAGGGAGCCGGAGTGACTATCGAAAGGAGCGTGACGGATCTCACGCCTCGTGAGCAACAGGTTCTGGCGGAATTGGAGCTCGGCCTGCCCAACAAGCTGATCGCCGCCAAATTGAACCTGTCGGAAAGCACAGTCAAAATGCACATCCAGCATATCATGCGGAAATGTGCTGCGCACAATCGGACGGAAGCCGTGCTCCGCTGGCGCGGCCGGTTGCCGGCGCAGGGGCGCGACCACGACCCCGGCGCAGGTCCAATGCAGAAGACTTAG
- a CDS encoding HlyD family type I secretion periplasmic adaptor subunit, producing the protein MIWDRLMRAPVCPPPARRSGVVVTAIDDFEPLEFPWCSTPTPTSPRGRLRAITVAGNLLVLCFMLGLGTWASLAPLESAAIAAGVVESESSRKTIQHLEGGIVSKILVSDGDIVRTGQTLVALEDTRASSEMQSLQGQFWDAAARAARLQAEQQRFERIAIPDALEQDSKQSGVAAAAVSAQQFIFQARLQVHESQLAVIRERRRQVEKEIEGLKAQETATGQRVDIVREELDMVATLVNKGLERRPRLLNLQRELADVEGRRGEIAAQISRAAQVISEQQATLFKLESERQNEIAQSLREAQNQIFQLRERLLAARDQLSRTEVKAPEDGVITDLRIHTAGGVIGAGAPLMDLVPRQDRLIVSARLRPEDIDVVHPGLNAEVHLVPYNQRRVPRLKGTVVHVSADRLLDKRTDQPYYATKIRIDDAQIAANDIQIVPGMPVQVFITTGRGTVALYALRPLLDSFRGAFRED; encoded by the coding sequence ATGATCTGGGACCGGCTCATGCGAGCGCCGGTGTGCCCCCCGCCCGCCCGACGATCTGGCGTCGTGGTAACCGCAATCGACGATTTCGAGCCTCTGGAATTTCCATGGTGCTCGACGCCTACGCCGACCTCGCCACGCGGAAGGCTTCGCGCTATCACCGTCGCGGGCAATCTGCTGGTGCTCTGCTTCATGCTGGGGCTTGGTACATGGGCGAGCCTAGCGCCTCTCGAGAGCGCCGCGATCGCCGCCGGCGTCGTGGAATCGGAATCGAGCCGGAAGACGATCCAGCATCTGGAAGGCGGCATCGTCAGCAAGATCCTGGTTTCGGATGGCGATATCGTGCGAACCGGCCAAACGCTGGTCGCGCTGGAGGATACCCGGGCGAGCTCGGAGATGCAAAGCCTTCAAGGCCAATTTTGGGACGCAGCTGCTCGTGCAGCACGGCTTCAAGCCGAGCAGCAGAGATTCGAAAGGATCGCAATCCCGGACGCGCTGGAACAGGACAGCAAGCAGAGCGGGGTGGCCGCCGCTGCGGTGTCGGCGCAGCAGTTCATTTTCCAGGCACGCCTGCAGGTTCACGAGTCGCAGCTTGCGGTCATTCGCGAACGAAGGCGTCAAGTCGAGAAGGAGATCGAAGGTCTCAAGGCTCAGGAAACCGCCACCGGGCAGCGGGTCGACATCGTTCGGGAGGAGCTGGATATGGTCGCGACCCTCGTCAACAAGGGGCTCGAACGGAGGCCGCGGCTTCTGAACCTGCAGCGGGAGCTGGCCGACGTTGAGGGCCGCCGCGGCGAGATCGCCGCGCAGATTTCCCGCGCCGCGCAAGTCATCAGCGAACAGCAGGCCACCTTGTTCAAGCTCGAGAGCGAGAGGCAGAACGAGATCGCACAGTCGCTTCGTGAAGCACAGAACCAGATATTCCAGCTCCGCGAGCGGTTGCTTGCGGCCAGGGACCAGCTATCGCGAACGGAGGTCAAGGCGCCAGAGGACGGCGTGATAACCGATTTGCGGATTCATACAGCCGGTGGCGTCATCGGAGCGGGCGCTCCGCTCATGGACCTGGTGCCCCGGCAAGACCGTCTCATCGTGAGCGCGCGCCTGAGGCCCGAGGATATCGATGTGGTTCATCCCGGCCTCAATGCCGAGGTTCACCTCGTACCGTACAATCAGCGTCGCGTGCCTCGCCTGAAGGGAACTGTCGTGCACGTGTCCGCAGACCGGCTCCTCGACAAGCGTACCGACCAGCCATACTACGCGACGAAAATCCGGATCGACGACGCGCAGATCGCCGCAAACGACATCCAGATCGTCCCCGGCATGCCGGTTCAAGTGTTCATCACGACAGGGCGCGGTACCGTGGCTCTCTACGCGCTCAGGCCCCTGCTCGACAGCTTCCGTGGTGCATTCAGAGAGGACTAA
- a CDS encoding type I secretion system permease/ATPase: MLMPPIRLPILPQIRTPLHTALRSCVGPLGLVFAYSCSYNLLLFAPSIYLLQIYDRVLSSRSGDTLLLLTLIVAITVVVGGMFDALRRAVLGRLGAWLDDRLRPCVLSAGLESAFRSDWTQASSAYRDLTVLRQFVESGSCTMLFDALWAPLFLLVLVLIHPLLGVVGACCVAFLFALTVAGELVTEDALLRSSAALSRSYGRLQTAAGNIHMIRAMGMFDSAARMIHRDAQHARREHDVALRRGEIVSLAAKPVRALSQVLIMGAAAWLVLDHGKSPAIIFASTLMFSRALAPVESAVAGWKSLVTAVSACQRLGVLLAAFPVARQESAGVFPPHARSGLVVDNVGVWLAGTDHLLLNGVSFSLMPGECLGIIGPSGSGKSLLGQVIAGLSMPTHGRVLLDNTDVSLLREGRNGDGLGYLPQDINLIGDTINDIIARLEDADRRKVVDAAKLAGIHGAIMRLPQGYDTVVHSETIFSRGYRQRLGLARAFFGSPRLIVLDEPNASLDYGGERMLLDAIERMKLAGVILVVVTHRMGLLAATDKIAIMEDGAVAAFGDSEDIFERHLSRPQVTSQVAP, from the coding sequence ATGCTGATGCCGCCTATTCGGTTGCCCATCCTGCCGCAGATCCGGACGCCACTGCACACAGCCCTCCGGTCCTGCGTGGGACCGCTAGGTCTCGTATTCGCATATAGCTGCAGTTACAATCTGCTACTGTTTGCACCCTCCATCTATCTTCTTCAGATCTACGACCGGGTGTTGTCGAGCCGGAGCGGCGACACGTTGCTCCTGCTCACGCTCATAGTCGCGATCACAGTGGTCGTCGGCGGCATGTTCGATGCATTGCGGCGCGCCGTCCTTGGACGCCTCGGCGCCTGGCTCGACGATCGCCTTCGTCCCTGCGTGCTTTCGGCCGGCCTCGAATCGGCGTTTCGCAGCGATTGGACGCAAGCATCGAGCGCATATCGGGATCTCACCGTGCTGCGCCAGTTCGTCGAGTCCGGCTCATGTACGATGCTGTTCGACGCGCTCTGGGCGCCCTTGTTCCTCCTTGTCCTCGTTCTGATCCATCCCCTGCTTGGCGTGGTGGGCGCCTGTTGCGTCGCCTTCCTATTCGCACTCACGGTCGCCGGAGAGCTGGTCACGGAAGACGCTTTGCTCAGGTCCAGCGCCGCGCTCTCCAGAAGCTACGGTCGCCTTCAGACTGCCGCGGGCAACATCCACATGATCCGCGCCATGGGAATGTTCGATAGCGCTGCGCGCATGATCCACCGTGACGCGCAGCACGCGCGCAGAGAGCACGATGTGGCACTCCGGCGAGGCGAGATCGTCTCACTGGCCGCCAAGCCGGTTCGCGCGCTGTCGCAGGTCTTGATCATGGGGGCTGCCGCGTGGCTCGTCCTCGATCACGGAAAAAGTCCGGCAATCATCTTTGCTTCTACGCTGATGTTCAGCCGGGCGCTCGCGCCGGTCGAAAGTGCGGTCGCAGGCTGGAAATCACTCGTGACGGCCGTGAGCGCCTGTCAGCGGCTCGGCGTACTTCTCGCCGCATTCCCGGTCGCCCGGCAGGAGAGCGCGGGGGTTTTCCCGCCGCACGCGCGAAGCGGCCTCGTCGTCGACAATGTGGGCGTGTGGCTTGCGGGGACCGACCATCTTCTGCTGAACGGCGTCTCCTTCAGCCTCATGCCCGGAGAATGCCTTGGCATTATCGGTCCGTCCGGGTCAGGCAAGTCCTTGCTCGGCCAGGTGATCGCCGGGCTGTCGATGCCGACGCATGGCCGTGTCCTCCTCGACAATACCGACGTCTCGCTGCTTCGCGAGGGCCGAAACGGCGACGGCCTCGGATATCTCCCCCAGGACATCAATCTGATCGGCGACACCATCAACGACATCATCGCACGCCTTGAAGATGCGGACCGGCGGAAGGTCGTCGACGCGGCCAAGCTCGCCGGAATCCATGGGGCGATCATGCGCCTGCCGCAGGGTTACGACACGGTGGTTCACAGTGAAACAATCTTCTCACGCGGGTATCGGCAGCGCCTCGGTCTTGCCCGCGCATTTTTCGGCAGTCCACGCCTCATCGTTCTCGACGAACCCAACGCCAGCCTCGACTACGGGGGCGAGCGAATGCTCCTGGATGCCATCGAGCGCATGAAGCTCGCGGGCGTCATCCTTGTCGTCGTCACTCACAGGATGGGTCTCCTCGCCGCCACGGACAAGATTGCCATCATGGAAGACGGTGCGGTCGCCGCGTTCGGCGACAGCGAGGACATCTTTGAACGGCACCTGAGCCGACCCCAGGTTACTTCGCAGGTTGCGCCATGA
- a CDS encoding H-NS histone family protein translates to MNTEHFNTLSLEELWTLHQQVAASLTQKLLLQKARLEERLVKIGLPDKATRFDRKRRSYPPVRPKYRNPKNPAETWSGRGRLPRWLRPQLRGGRKLDDFLIDQASIKRRQTN, encoded by the coding sequence ATGAACACCGAGCATTTCAACACGCTCTCCCTTGAAGAGCTCTGGACACTTCACCAACAGGTCGCCGCCAGCCTGACTCAGAAACTCCTGTTGCAGAAAGCACGGTTGGAGGAACGGCTCGTCAAAATTGGACTGCCCGACAAGGCCACAAGGTTCGACCGCAAACGCCGCTCATATCCGCCCGTTCGCCCGAAATATCGCAATCCAAAGAACCCGGCGGAGACGTGGTCGGGTCGCGGCAGGCTGCCTCGGTGGCTGCGGCCGCAGCTTCGAGGCGGCCGGAAGTTGGACGATTTCCTAATTGATCAGGCTTCGATAAAAAGGCGGCAGACAAATTGA